The nucleotide sequence GGACACGGTCCGGTTGGCCGCCGCCCTGCAACCCGCGCTGGCCAGCCGCGGCGTCCCCGAAACCGTCTATGTCGATAACGGATCCGCGTTCGTGGATTCCTGGCTGTTGCGGGCCTGCGCCGTGCTCGGGATCCGGCTGGTGCACAGCCGGCCGGGTAAACCCCAAGGACGCGGGAAAATCGAACGCTGGTTCCGCCGGGTGAACGATCAGTTCCTGGTCGAGGTGCCCGACAGCACCGCCGACGATGTCCGCGACGCCGGGCTGACCCCGGCGGCGGCGCTGCTGGAACTGAACGGGTTGTTCACCGCCTGGGTGGAGGCCCGCTACCACCACGACGTCCACTCCGAGACCGGGCAGACACCGCTGCAGCGGTGGACCCAGGGATGGGACCGGGCCGGGCGGGCACCGGCCATGCCCACCCCGCAGGACCTGACCGAGGCGTTCCTGTGGTCCGCGCAACGCGTGGTGACCAAGACCGCGACCGTGTCCCTGCACGGCAACACCTACCAGGTCGACCAGGCCCTGGCCGGCCGCAAGGTCGAGCTGCTGTTCTCCCCGTTCGACCTGGAACACCTTCAGGTCCGCTACCAGGACCGTGACCACGGACCCGCGGTGCCGCACCGCATCACCCGGCACACCCATCCCAAGGCCCGGCCCGAGACGACCGAGGGCGCACCACCCCCACGGACCGGGATCGACTACCTGGCCCTGGTCGCCGACGAGCACCAGCAGCACCTCGCCGCCGACCAGAAGATCAACTTCTCCGCTCTCTACCCCGGTGAACTGCCCGGGCAGCTCAGCATCGACGACGCCCTGCGCGACATCAACGGCCAGGCCCAGGGCGACGACCGGCCGGAGGTGGCCGGGTGAGCGTGCAACGCGTGCAGGCCCACTACGGCTTCACCCGGATGCCCTTCGGCCGGAACCTGGCCACGGGCATGCTGCACCGCCACCGCGGCCTGGGCGAGGCCGTCGCCCGGATCAGCTGGTGCGTGGACCAACACGCCCTCGGCGTGATC is from Actinomycetota bacterium and encodes:
- a CDS encoding DDE-type integrase/transposase/recombinase, with translation MDAFKRRERAQQVALFRYQLICPALEAGLSTKQRGKVVREIAGRTHDGPFGGRVRYSRESLDRWLRRYWAGGFEALSPSTRQPGTRIDAQVFELAEALKRENPDRTVAQVARILRVSTGWAPSESTLLRHFHRLDLMVPGGAGPAVFGRFEAADCNERWVGDALHGPKVAGRKTYLFAFLDDHSRLAVGYRFGFAEDTVRLAAALQPALASRGVPETVYVDNGSAFVDSWLLRACAVLGIRLVHSRPGKPQGRGKIERWFRRVNDQFLVEVPDSTADDVRDAGLTPAAALLELNGLFTAWVEARYHHDVHSETGQTPLQRWTQGWDRAGRAPAMPTPQDLTEAFLWSAQRVVTKTATVSLHGNTYQVDQALAGRKVELLFSPFDLEHLQVRYQDRDHGPAVPHRITRHTHPKARPETTEGAPPPRTGIDYLALVADEHQQHLAADQKINFSALYPGELPGQLSIDDALRDINGQAQGDDRPEVAG